accacggatattttattacacaatatttaattagataCGCATTTTTTAgccattattttatagtttatactagaTTCATGATTAATTTCCACTAAGTTCCagattacttttattttaattgacttCCAAAAACTATTCGCTAGGAAGTACACCTAATCATTATCTTAACTAACAATATCTACCTACTCGTTCTTCGATGTGAACTAGATAGTTAAAATTTCAAACTGGTGAAGACGGCTACCACAAAGTATAAGAGGAAATATATTTGGGCGATTTTAGGTGTACAGCCGTACagatacaataggtatattataaattataatactataataggggCTGCATTTAGTTGGTTTAcactctaaaattattattcattataaatttacaacgCTTAAAAGatgcacatttttaaatacttttttagtttttcgtaTAAGGTACCCGGTATAAGATAAactttttccaaaaaataaactaataggtatttttttattgtcaatttGGAAAACACGCCTTTTTGCCTCAGATGTTTATTCGTACATATAGAAATCGGTCTaaaggttttttgttttttttttgtttcaggaATTGTCCAAAGAGGATATTGAACGTAagttacatacaaaaataatagtaataataaataataacgtagCATAGATGAACCCATTTACGCGTAATATTCCCGtccgttaatttattaataattgttcgaTATTTTAGGTGTGAACTTCGTCTGGGGTATCTACGACAGCACCAATGAAGGCGTCGACGCTTTCTATTTGGGAGATCTGCTCCGCGCTTTGGAAATGAACCCAACATTGGCCACCATCGAGAAGTTGGGTGGTACCAAAAAGAAGGGTGAGCGTAGAACGATTTATCATCGTGCAATATCTGATTTGAGACACAATAACAATATGCTAATTACACGTGGTCGTGTGTTTTTCACGAGCAGGCGAAAAGAAATTGATGGTGGACGAGTTCTACCCAATTTTCGCTCAAGTGATCAAGGACAAAGACCAAGGAGTGTACGAAGATTTCATTGAGTGCCTGAAACTGTACGACAAAGCCGAAGACGGTCACATGATCGGTGGAGAACTGACACACATCCTCCTCTCCTTGGGTAAGTGGTCGCCAATACACCCGGTCgggatctaatattatattcgtattcgAACGCCTTGTATAATGTTATGTCCCACCAATAATGAGCTCATTACCGCAGGCTGATAtcctgtttttatttttatatctgttTGGCGTTTGCAGGAGAGAAATTGTCCGACGCGGAACTCGACGAAGTTGTCAAGGACTGCATGGACCCCGAAGATGAGGACGGTATGATCCCCTATGTCCGTGAgtaatcgatatttttttatattatatgtataattaatttatactatctATTTACATTCAAATCGCGTTTCCGGTGCGGTGTCTGACGAAAGTTTGTACATCCGCCGGCAACGTTCGCCTATACCAATAAACTATTcttatacttacctacctgTGCCAAAATAAAAACCACCTTGATCGAATGTTTTTCAGCGTTCGTAAAAAAAGTGATGGTTCGCCTGAGCGACATGAAATAAATTCCATTTTAAGCGtttaacgttaaaaaaaaaaaaaaaaaaaccattaaaaaattaaaactacccGGACCATTATCCGTAAGTGTAAAGATACCGTTTTTAAACGATACGCTGTTTGTGACGTCATTGCGTTTTTCTCTGTTCAACGCAAACtgcttgtaaaatatatagtgcGTGCCTGTGTGTGCAAGGCTATGGCGCAGGACCTTGGTCCAACGCCGCTTCCGTGGTTGTCCTTAAAAtgcgtcgtcatcgtcgtcataGATTGCGAGGACGTATTTTTTCGTTCGTGTAAAGGACACGTATCCTGCGAATCCAGTAACAACGCGAATAACGCTtcgacaacaacaatattacaatatattactcTGCTTATACGCGGCACTCGTCGCAGTAGGAGATTTCCGTATTTTGGTTTTGCTATCGATCggcgtgtaaaatattttatcgacgaGCGATTTCTCGCTGTCCGCAGAAATGCGGAGCGGCATAATATTTCTGGAAggataataaaatcataatctgTTTTGCGATCATAACGAAATACCACGCTTGggataatgtaatgtataaacgcttttattttttaaactgccGCGGATCGTATGGTCACGACGACCTATGCGTTATATAATATCGCCACAGTAGCGTATAGTGTGTGGCTATTGCTATTACTATGTGTTATACTGACCGGACAGCGcctctataaataaaaatatttgttttcacgCACATTTTGCGATTGTTGCTGTCCGTCCGCTTTTGCttggttggtttttttttttggttcttttTACTACAGCGTTGCGTTACCCGTGACGCGGTGGTCTATTTTTAAAGAAGACCGTATTTTAAACTTGGCGCCGTccgttttttttcgtttcagcGTTTCTGGCCAAAGTTTGCGGAAAGCCCGTACCGGCCGACGACAACCCGTTCAACAAGTAAAACCACACGCGCATCGCTCCGACAAAAGCAAATacacgttattatttatttattattattaatataattattattattattattatattattattgttattgttgttttcCGCACCCACGCGCGCCCGTCGTACGAGACgatcgttatttattatttgtattgttacaaacaatttacgatgtttttgtaaaaaattacattatattttgatttaaatatcaTACGGACaacaaatgataacaataaaaaaaaaaaaaaattaaaaaaattatcgtacTGGAAATCTCACTCGTTTGCCTGTAACACGTCATCATGAAGCTTGTGCTCATcgttttcaatttgtatttatttaatcggCTTTTcttattttcgtattttaccCGGCTGGTGTATAATAGTTGCAATGGTGCCAGCGACGGATTTAGTTTTAGAATTGCGGCCAGTCAAATACTATAGGTTACCATATCATACCTGACGCTGTGCCAATTTTAAAACACCGTTAACGACGATTTTACTTACTCCTGTAACACGGCGCTTAGCTTATGCAATTCTTAGACGTCGGTGTATTGCACACGCACGCACGGACGGAAGACGCAGTCACGCCATACACTATACAGACATGatacattgatatttattattattattattattattattatcataactataggatttatttgcaatataaaatagtacctaaaatatgaatttatttttgttagaatTTTAGCATATTCTaacaaaatgaaatgaaaatgcataaaataataattttcaaactttcatTAAGcatcttaaaattttaaaacaaatttcataaagtaattttttatataaactaaataatttctaatattcttactattaaataatttcataacattttcaatacaatttataatttttttttcaaagacaaAATCACggattttatgaaattaaaagtaagtGCGTAATATGACGTGTTATTTACTCAAATCTAGTTTTTCAAACTATtacacaactttttttaaaacatgcaataatattatacctaaaatattgaaaaatatgcaaaatacaaaaaaaatatagttcaaTTGTATCAATGTTTGGAAATTTAATCGTTCGTTGCAAAATGCAAACTAAACATAACATTGAATATAAATCCTACTAACTAATAAGACGTAGTCTACTCCTACTAATGatgccttttttattttaatattgaagttTTCAATacgaatatcacaatatataatattattatgataggtgggtataatttgtgaaaagtatagaattataatacagaatgaattatttttataatcacatataaaacataaaatatacgaaataatTAGTTGCATAccatactaaatataatatctaaaataaggAGGTTAAAAATGAGATGTTTTGCTCTAGTTAGAGCGCAGTAATGCTCAAAGTTTTAATGAGTGAGTcatattagttaaatacttGTTGTCTTTGTGAGAACCACCgataatagataaatttaatatttcatcacTACGTAGTATCCTTCTGTCGTGTGCCGTATGGTGACGGAGTACCTCAACAGTTATTTTTCAATCTTAAAATTGGTCACGGCACCCTTTTGAGGCTTTGGTGAACCACGGTCTGTGCATCACTGTTCTTGAGTAAAAAATAGATTCTTCATTGTTGAACATCTCAAGGGTCATTGGTAAGTTCAAAattcagatatattttatttactagttgtaacaaaaataaatcataactgTTCAATAGGTAGTGTAATCATCGTAGAcaacaatatcaaaatatttgttattattttttttaaaacaataattttaccacTCTTATGGcttaaataatgttatgaagTCTACATGcgtgaatttataaataatagctaGTAAAACGTTTCGATTGATTGATTGatcgaataatatataaatattaaatacacaagaCACAATgatttgttaacataataatgttgtaaCAATACATGTTAATTCGAGGTTACAGTAACCGTATTCAACGCGTTTGTTACTGTGctgaatatctaaataatatactaatacatatatagtaaaaacctattgtaaaactaataactatacatacggtcaataggtattactatataataatattatgcttactaACCAGCCATAGTGTATGTATAGCCAAGCtgacaatactacaatatatttattttcatattatttatgtttcaacgagcgcatagaaaaaaaattgtttaggtacTGCACTTATATGGTAGTGTTTcgtgtgtattttaaataatacagtgACGAGTATTATACTGTCGTAAAAAATATCGTGGTGCCAGTTTAGCGCACGATTTACGTCCAAAAACGATTATTCTCCAGGGCGtgcaaataaatagttaaatataatattataatatagctcatTGTCTATTTGTGCTGTCAATTACTTTTTCAATAGGTAGTTAATTCTATATgactttattttatgaattttatgatattttttgattaatatgtTCGTATGAAAACGTAGTCATCCAACGCTTAAAACATTTATCGACAAAAGacaacgataaaaataaataaagatagaaaaacaatgaatataaaatataatatactttgagataaaaataattttatccatAAAGACGAATGACTATCTAAGGTCAGATTTGAGCGCTCCAACGTACCATTTGGAGTAAATGTTAAAaaggacatttttaaattggctTCAGAGGAAAAAGAAGAGTAGGAACTAAATCCCTTTGCATCCCATGACtctataaatatactaaattagcTTAAAAGAGA
This portion of the Acyrthosiphon pisum isolate AL4f chromosome A1, pea_aphid_22Mar2018_4r6ur, whole genome shotgun sequence genome encodes:
- the Mlc1 gene encoding myosin alkali light chain 1 isoform b (isoform b is encoded by transcript variant 2), giving the protein MELSKEDIERVNFVWGIYDSTNEGVDAFYLGDLLRALEMNPTLATIEKLGGTKKKGEKKLMVDEFYPIFAQVIKDKDQGVYEDFIECLKLYDKAEDGHMIGGELTHILLSLGEKLSDAELDEVVKDCMDPEDEDGMIPYVPFLAKVCGKPVPADDNPFNK
- the Mlc1 gene encoding myosin alkali light chain 1 isoform a (isoform a is encoded by transcript variant 1); protein product: MELSKEDIERVNFVWGIYDSTNEGVDAFYLGDLLRALEMNPTLATIEKLGGTKKKGEKKLMVDEFYPIFAQVIKDKDQGVYEDFIECLKLYDKAEDGHMIGGELTHILLSLGEKLSDAELDEVVKDCMDPEDEDGMIPYVPFVKKVMVRLSDMK